In one Lolium rigidum isolate FL_2022 chromosome 3, APGP_CSIRO_Lrig_0.1, whole genome shotgun sequence genomic region, the following are encoded:
- the LOC124697924 gene encoding uncharacterized protein LOC124697924, with amino-acid sequence MSMDDGRGSHPCLSQLDLDERAAADAGKVGGGGSHGENGVHIPATQILNLPVSIPPRYKENENLLVSPVETPLPEEPKQHHHSQVAVSRAASKGRYARFRENLHVMPEATKQHHHSEAAIPCAISKHRSKAGWMSKERSTPEGIDLEKHARMFEFPLRDPPSNPSLLLEVFSGPQVVMKKRKPLEERNALRERRVTARQRVARNHAEVALRKYNRANNTKFELVEIREISIFFEFGGGCVHYNFTAKQPDDHDDSADAGSTKLFFSEVDYPLRSENDVLLCCIVGENDAGHCYGCENYRPVVHPSSQAYGGGSSTCIDYPGSDGDSTDSD; translated from the exons ATGTCCATGGACGACGGGAGGGGCTCGCACCCCTGCCTGTCCCAGTTAGATCTGGACGAGCGCGCGGCCGCCGATGCAGGAAAGGTGGGCGGGGGAGGCTCGCATGGCGAGAACGGTGTCCACATACCCGCCACGCAGATCCTCAACCTCCCGGTCTCCATCCCCCCAAG GTATAAGGAGAATGAGAACTTGCTTGTCTCgccagtggagactcccttgccagAGGAGCCAAAGCAACACCATCATTCCCAAGTTGCGGTCTCACGTGCTGCTTCAAAGGGGAGATATGCAAG GTTTAGGGAGAATTTGCATGTCATGCCAGAGGCGACAAAGCAACACCATCATTCTGAAGCTGCCATCCCATGCGCCATTTCAAAGCACAG GAGTAAAGCTGGTTGGATGTCCAAGGAGAGGAGCACCCCTGAAGGTATCGACTTGGAGAAACATGCTCGTATGTTTGAGTTCCCTTTACGTGACCCCCCAAGCAATCCTTCCCTGCTATTGGAAGTTTTCTCTGGACCTCAAGTTGTAATGAAAAAGAGGAAACCTCTGGAGGAGAGGAACGCGCTCCGTGAAAGAAGAGTGACGGCCAGACAAAGGGTTGCACGTAATCATGCCGAGGTAGCCCTGCGGAAATACAACAGAGCGAACAACACAAAG TTTGAGCTGGTGGAGATACGAGAAATCTCGATATTTTTTGAGTTTGGAGGGGGCTGCGTCCACTATAACTTCACAGCTAAGCAGCCTGATGATCATGATGATTCTGCTGATGCTGGCAGCACCAAGCTATTCTTCTCTGAAGTTGATTACCCTTTACGGAGTGAGAATGATGTGTTGTTGTGCTGTATAGTTGGGGAAAATGACGCAG GCCATTGCTATGGTTGCGAAAACTACCGGCCTGTCGTTCACCCAAGCAGCCAAGCGTACGGCGGTGGTAGTAGCACCTGTATTGACTATCCTGGTTCAGACGGCGATAGCACGGACAGCGACTAG